Proteins from a single region of Macrobrachium nipponense isolate FS-2020 chromosome 11, ASM1510439v2, whole genome shotgun sequence:
- the LOC135205671 gene encoding techylectin-5A-like isoform X2, with protein sequence MFMTQWKTALVVALVLILNFEMVPAFSRSQILWFDVGPQIRNCRDVQRQGNTTSGIYMIFPYKCCPDVPLQVFCDMETDGGGWTVIQRRDDIEPREDFYRTWMQYALGFGNLKGEFWLGNDNIHALTDQTLNEIRFDLADFNNNTRWANYKFFYVHDRSSSYKLEVVVYSGDAGDSFTNHNGKKFSAKDIDNDADPEGSCSVAYKGAWWYRKCHSSNLNGQYLSGNHTSRGDGVNWHDWLGSYYSLKKTEMKIRSVY encoded by the exons ATGTTTATGACGCAATGGAAAACAGCCTTAGTAGTGGCATTGGTATTAATCTTGAATTTCGAGATGGTTCCTGCTTTCTCAAGGTCTCAGATTCTATGGTTTGACGTCGGACCACAAATTCGTAACTGCCGAGATGTACAAAGACAAGGCAACACCACTAGTGGAATCTACATGATTTTCCCCTACAAATGTTGTCCTGATgtccctcttcag GTCTTCTGTGACATGGAGACAGATGGTGGTGGATGGACTGTCATTCAACGTCGGGATGACATTGAACCCAGAGAAGACTTCTatcgtacctggatgcaatatgcCCTTGGCTTTGGTAACCTGAAGGGAGAATTCTGGTTAGGAAATGACAACATCCACGCCTTAACGGATCAGACACTGAATGAAATAAGATTCGATTTAGCTGACTTTAATAACAACACACGATGGGCCAATTACAAGTTTTTCTATGTCCACGACCGAAGTTCGTCTTACAAACTGGAGGTTGTGGTATATAGTGGAGATGCTGGTGATTCTTTTACAAACCACAATGGAAAGAAGTTTTCGGCCAAAGACATCGATAACGATGCAGATCCAGAAGGAAGCTGTTCAGTTGC GTACAAAGGGGCCTGGTGGTACAGGAAATGCCATTCATCAAACCTTAATGGGCAGTATCTCTCTGGAAACCACACATCTCGTGGCGATGGGGTAAACTGGCACGATTGGCTTGGTTCCTATTACTCTCTTAAGAAGACAGAGATGAAAATTAGATCTGTTTATTAA